accaaactaattaaccatgccactagaaaaaattgaaaaaaatcactataaattatccacattgaaactatccaaTAGACCTTCTCCAAATTCAATTAATGGGttctatacatctcaaatcCATGCATAAATCCAAGAAATCCTGCTCATTCTTACAATTTCTAAAactcacaaatttctctaactatagagcatGAAACAAACAATGAATACCATCAAacaagagaggatgaagttgcaaacttttggtgcacttggatgagTGAAATCCCCATAAAACTTGAGAAAATGGGGCAGCACCTCCTCTTTAACTTGCCATGGGAAGAAATCCCGAGCTCGGTACAATGGTTGGCTCAGGCTCGGGGAGAAAGAAGGCGAGCTGATTTATAGTGGGtgaattagtaccggctggtggctccagccggcactagaagtcgccatttagtaccggttgaagccaccagccggtactaaatgtgctcgactccatttagtaccggctgaagccaccagccggtactaaatgtgctcggctccatttagtaccggctggagccaccaaccggcacTAAAGTGCACCACCGACAGCCGGCTCCATTTAGTACGTTGCGCTCGGCTGTCGGTGGCGCACTTTTGTGGCTCCAGCTAGTACTAAAAGGCTCCAGGGGTACTGTAGCTTTGGCCCAGTACTAAAGGGGCACGTGAGTATCGAACCAAAGTGCGCCCGGTACTAACTGCCGCGGCCGAAtgagcagttttctggcagtggCTTAGTAATAATGATGGATTTTGGTGACAAGGGTGAGCTCTGTATCATTAACGGGCTGTCATGGAATCATTAAGTTTTCCCATTCAAAGAATTTTATTATTAGTGTTCTTGTTCAATCATTAAAGCGGTCATAGCATAAATATCAAAATATATGGAACACAAATATATTTGAAAAAGTAAAAGCAATATTTGTACTATTTGTATTCTtgagcgtgtgtgtgtgtgtgtgttgggggATATACAGCATCACTTTTGAAGTCTCAACAAATTTAAGTGAAGCTATCACTTGATATATTGATTATAGAACACATGTATGCAATTTGTTCTATCTAAAGATAGATGCCATGTTAGTTGGCTTTTGGTCAGACTATGCATACCCTTTAATATGTAGGTGCAGAGTACTTTTGGCCCATTGTGTGGCCCAAAACAGACGCATATATTTAATTAATTCGACCACCCACAGTTTAAGTATGCCATCATGCATCATCCGCTGCAAGTGGGGGAGTCGTCATCACTGTCGACAAGCAAAACAGATTGCATGACCAATTTTCTAATCAGATGAGTATAAATTAAACTCCAAGCAACTGTACTTCAATACTTATTTTTGCTGATGTCAAATTATGTTTCCGATACATTTAGTTGCTCCAACCGGCTATCCCTTTCAAAACTAGTCCAACCGTTTTTAGTATACGCATATGGATAATGCATGGTGCATGTATAGTCATCCTGAGAGGTACTTCACAACCACTGAACTTGATGATCAGCTCAATAGTGTTTGGTGCTGTTTTAAGTTGCAGTATTTAAAATGGTGATGAACTATGAACCAAGAAGGTGATAATTTTTAAAAATGCCTTATTATACTCTAGCAAGGTATATAAGGTCAGGATTGGAGACGTTACCCTAGAACATCTGTATTAGTTAGACTTCTTTCCATCTTCAATTCGACAAGAAGCTAAGTGCACACTACACAATGTGATTAATAAAAAAACTATCGCAAAACTACACCTTTTAAAACTCATTTCACCACAAGCAACAATTTTCCATATTAATTATAAGCCTTTTATCAAACCCCCCTGTTAATTTAGATAAGATGTGGACTGATATCTTCGGCCCACACATCGACTATATATAGCTGCACTATTTGGACCTCATATATCACTGCCCTTGGATACCAGTTCACTTTCAAACTTCATTGTTTTCTAAAtccatatttttttataatacaAGCTAAggttgtttattttatttttgtgaattgttttagaaattgcagCCATACACCAAAGCGCAGTTCTCTAAAACTTACTCATATATTTACATGCATCACATGAGAACAATATTGAAACGTTAGCTGTAAAAAACTTCAATAATGTCactatattttataaatttgTTCTTacctaaaaaaagagaaaataatcAAATTTTTGTAGTAGTTATTCTATCCATGTCCTGTAGGAAAAGTATGAATTGAATTTGAGGCTGTTAACAAGGCCTGGTATTGAACCAAACGATACTCTAAAATAATTAAATTACCTACTATTAGCAGTATATATATAGGACCATTGCTTAGCTACTACAATATTGATATAATGAGGAACTAAATAGGTGACTTAAAACTGGAACTGTAGCATCACGATTCATGCAAGCTAGAGATCAAGGTAGCACAAGCTGTACTCTTTGTACTTCTGTTCAGCTCATTTGATAACACAGCCTACTATACCAAACCATCATTCGTTCCTGAGCTGTTGTGCATCTTCTTATATGATGGTGTTGCTATCGGTATTGTTTCTAACATTATCTATATATGAGCTGATAAGGAGTGCTGAGTGCATGCTGATATAATAGTACAAATAGGAACACACAAATCTTGAGGCAGTCCACAATCCTTGTGAGGAAAATAATCCATCATCACATTATTACTTCTATTCACTCAAGAATTGTACAATTGTTTTATCTCTTTTTTAGATTGGCAAAAACTTTTCTCATGGGAATTCCAATGTCAAGAACGTGCTGACTTAACGATGCTAGTGTACTTTATTCTAGAGAATTTGTTTTTGCCAATTTCAATTATATATGATTTTATTAGGATTTCAGACATCAGAGTAGCATAGAGAAACAATTGTTGCATAATAGAAAACAAAAtgagcaaaaaaaaacaattatttAAACGTATTGTGGGTCTCCACCAAGAAAACAAATGTTTTCTAAACCCACAAATCCACATAACTGCACATTATTTGAGAGTTTCCTAGAATTATTCGTGGGTCTCCAccaattatatatttatatatgtcAGTCGTCACCCTCCCGTCTAGTAACATCAGTATGCTACATACCATGCATGTTTAATTTTGTTACATGCAAATGCATTTGAATTGGTTGCATGTAACTAAATTTGGATTTGGATCTTTAATCGTGCATGCAGTGGGACATGGTGAATGAATAGCAATATAGACCTTTAACGCTATCCTTAACCTGCCCCCAAAAGTCTAGAAGTATATGGATATATTCTAAGAGAAGGGAATATATCAATTCTCGTATTCAACTACAAGGAAAGGTTGTAAAAAAGTCAACATCATATCCAATTGATATCAATATGTATGTATTGACAACCAAAATTGACACTGCTCGAGGAAAACCGGCCAAACAGAACACCAAAGGTCTTGAGTCGTCCTCCGCCAAAGCCACCAAAGAGAAGAAGCCAGTTTCTTTGGTCCCCTCCGGCTTCGGGACTTTGGTTGCTGCCTTCCATCTGACTCTTCAGCACTTCTCTTGCCCCCAGCAAAATATCAAAGAGAACAAACTTTATTAGGCTTCAGTAAAATCCTTCAAGTCTGAGCCAAGGATGGTTCCCCAACACTCTAGAGTGGAAAACCTATGGTCACGCATGTACTGGTTGGACCTTGGCCATGATGGTGTGCACGTGCGCCGTTTCCCTGTTAGAGTCTTTCCCGCACTCTAGATGTTGCAATAATCGTGCACAAAACTGAGGAAGTTGTGTTGTACCTTGTGACATGATTTACGATGTTATGCCACTATTCTACTTCTTCATGTCTCTTAGGTTATGCATATCGTAGGTATACAAAGGTTATGATGGGGTCTTAGTATATCACCTTGATGTAATTATCTAAGATTAATAAAGCTTCTCTTATTGAATAAAATAGATGGTTAATGAGATGAAGAATTCTGGTAAGAGGTAGGAGTTCATCGATCGAACCAAGTATTGTGCAGGAGGCACGCCTCGAATACGCTCTATGCTTTGAATTATAAATAATTTGCATTTTTAATGAAAATGGGAAAGACCTCTTCTTCGGTTTGGGCATAGGATAAGGGTTCATGTCAGAGTAACATAACCGCTACTAAAAACCCCCTATAATAAGTACTCTAATAAGGGGACAAGTTCCTCTCTAATGAAGGAGATATTGGAAGACCCCCTCTGCAATAACTGCAAAGGAACCGGTTCCCAAATGGGAGTCCTATTCCCTCACACAGCAGCTGCATATCTCCTTCTATCACCacttatttttcatttttattgtACCATATATATCAGCATGACAAGTATACATATGTTATACTCAAGCAGCTGAGTGTAACTGATATCCATGGTCTGCTCAGATACATGACAACTGAGTAAAGGTCAACCAATCTTGAAGGTCTTctggcaaatttttttttttgcttcatgtCTCCTTCTGAACTTTCCTGAGGTTGGTCCTAAGATTGAGTGATGATCCCAACTTCACAACATTGTAGATGCGCTTGAAGTCACGGAACCTTAGGGTGTGATAGCATGGTGGATTTTCCTCACTAACGAACTCCGCCGCAGGTCCAATGAAACAGTCTTCAGTAGGTGCGATGAACATTGCCACAGAAGTCCGTGCTAGTGCCGAGTTGGTCATCACACGGTGCTCTACGCTCTTCAACGTCCCATTCGTCACAACCTCAAGTTGCTGGCCAAAGTTCACGACAAAGGCACGCGACACAGGCTGAACCTTGATCCAATCGCCATTGTAGGCAACCTCAAGACCAGGGACCTGACCCGGGAGGAGTACGGCCATGAGGTCCCTGTCACAGTGTGGCGGCAAACCGAGTGTGATACTTGGGTTTGGGCATGCTGGATAGTGGTTGATGTCAAGAGTCACATAGCCACCGCCGAGGTGCCCCTCAAAGTAGTCAAGTGGGAGCCCCATGCCCTCACACAGCAGCCTCAACAGCTCCATTGCCAAGCCTCTAGTCAGCAAGGTGAAATTCTCAACAACCTccctaaaaaaaaaactcggccgggaGGGGGGAAACAGCCCACACCCGTtcttcattaagaggaagccttTCGGTGCCCGACCGAGAAAACCCCCTGAACCCCGGCCCATGCCCACTTGGGTCATGACCCTTGCGGGCCGAGCACGgcgagggtttttttttttacccCGCACGGGAAATCCCCGAAAACTCCGCCGAGAGTGCACCGACTGGGGCTCGAACTCTGGCTGCGGGGGTGCCGCCGGCGCGCTTCGACCATCCGGTCTAACGGCCTTAGGCAACAACCTCCCTAAACTAGAAGTCAAATAAAGAAAGCCGGATTAAGTTATTTAGAGTCCTTGGAAACACAACTAACAAGAGGCACCAAATTTTCAGTTTTGAATTTGATAAAGAATGAAGTACATAAAGTAataatctatctattatattaataagggagtgttaaaagaaacTACCACATTTGCTGAGAAGGTCCAGAAaccccacattaatctaaaaaatagAGGGATTTGCACCATTGGATTTTATGAGGATCTAGCGGTCTAAACTAATCTTAAGAGTCCATATCGAGTACgaatgataaatatataaatttggATATTAAAAGAATCTCTAAGGGGATTAGAAACTTTCATGTCaatttaaaaaaagagagaagaatttgcaccgttggataTTATGAAGATCTAAGAGTCTAAACTAATCTTAAGAGTCTATATCGAGTAcgaataataaatatataaattgagagttaaaaactaaaaaaatagaaCAGGACCAAAGAGCCCATGACCAATGTGATTATTAAGTAACTAAATTCGAAATTAGAAATTAAGAAAATTAGTGGTTAACCAAAGAATCCATACCAAATATAATTAGTAAATAGCTAAATACatattcataataaaaaaattaccaTATTGCCAAAAAAGAGTTACAATTAGtaaattgcaaaatttaaaattaaatgtataacaAGACTAGCAGTTGACTAAAGAGTTCATATCGAAtacaattaataaatagataaattaaaaaaatataaatagggAAAATAATAGTTGATTTGTATAATGATTAAGAAAAAAATAGGAAGTAAAATACTTCTTGATGATAAAGTTCCACCAAATACAAAAAGTATTAGGGTTTGTTTCTTAGGGGTTTCtccaacagtttttttttttgttaagttCCAACAGCCTCACCCAAAAGCCCAAATAAAATTCCGGAAACAGCAATAGAGAGAGGAGAAAAAAATGGCTTCATCAGTTTCTCCTTCTTCCTTAAGTTCTGAAGTGCTCTAAGAATTACCATATTACCACTAAGAAGTtgctttgacaaatattttaaaaaaatatttttggtgccATAAGAAATATGATTTCACCATTGAAGTCAAAACTGATGCAATTTTAGAAGGAGATGAGATTCAGCCAAATAGATCATTAGTGTGTAATTTAAAGAGTGTGTAACAACTGAAAAAAATCATTGGAATAATGATGGAGAAGCATAGCATTAACTTACAGGGAACAACTATTAgtataaaataaagaaaaaagttAACACGAGTCTTATTTCGAGATAGTGTTGACGGCTACAGAGGATGGTAGGCATAAAGGagagcattttttttttgaaaagggaaACATGAGAGCATAACATAGATGTATGCACTGGCAGAGCCATGTGTTGGCCAACATGGGCCATGCCCCCTCCCCTTGGTCCATACAAATTTCTAGGCATATGTATAGGATTACGAGATTTGAGTTGCAAGAATACAGAGTTGTAATAGTTAGCTAGTCAGGCCATGCCTGTTTTACTTCTGCAAGCCCACACATAACTACGTAAGTCTCATTGCATGAGCACAACAAGCAGCAACAATCTACTCAATTTACGTTTCTACTACTGCGAGAGGCTGGAATGTTTTCCTTTATTTAAAAAACATTTCTACTACTGCATTCCTTGCTTTTCTGCATCAACATTCGAACTCACAGATGCAGTCTTCTATATCTCTCTCTTCATTTTTGTCAATGCGGTTCTACACATGTTGACTGAATGACTGCCACTTCCTACGTATAACGTGTGCACGTTGTTGGCATCCACCCGTCCGCCACTTAACAGCCGACATATGTGTAAGTGTTGTAGAAACCGGCCCCTCCTTGGGTTGATTCCCAGCTCCGCCACTggatgtatgtatgtatgtatgcatAATATTTAAGGATTGAAGATGTGAGAATAATAATAAAAACTAGCTGTCCACGCTATTTACGCCGGACACCTTGCTAGTCTGTACTAACTCTCTCGTTATGGTCAGTGACAGCATTTCGAGCCTATGTCATAGTTATGGAACTTGAAAAATCTACACCGTTGATCTTCGATTACTTACAGGAGCCTGTGGGGCTTGTCAGGCCAGTCCTTGGTGCAATTACCGACGGGGAAGTCGTAGGCAAAGCGGAGGCAGTCCCGCCAGTACCTCTCGCCGCCTGTCTCATAGGTGGTGCCGGAGAAAAGCTGAGTCCCCTTGGTTACATCCTCTGAGCAGAGCTCCACTTTATCCGCTGCCGGCAGCCGGAAGAACTCCTCGCCCACCGCCGCCATGTCCTGCATGGCTTGCTCGGAGATGCCGTGGTTGATCACCTGCATCTCGGCCATGCACCTGTTTATTATTAGCTTTCGTACTGATGCAAAATTGGAGTCATATCAACTTATTAACCACGAGGAATATATGCAGCTCCTTTCGTTCGGAGTCATAAttcattttgattttttaacaTTTAGTTTGATCATTCGTCTTATTCAGAAATTTATGTAAAAtgtcatttcttttttttgggttttttaTTAACAAAAGTTCTTCAATAATGACtttaatttgattaaatttgtataaattttttgaataagacaagtaGTTAAAGTTGGGATAAAAAAtcaaacgaattataatttggaatggagggagtactatatACTCCCCCGTTCATCCTAGAATAAATTAAGAAGAACATAAAATGAACATATTTGTCCATAATTATTACCTATATTTAGCACTAATTGATTTTTGCATGCATATGTATTTTCTAAATAgagtaaaataatttattttttggacaaattttgaatattAGAGTGACTTATTTTTGGGATGGGGAGAGTTTAGTTTGTGTTGACTAGCCTGGAAGAACCCAAGCTCCTTGCCGGCGTTGAGGATGGCACGGCGGACCTCATCGCGGCTGCGGGACATGTCGATGACGGGTAGCGAGACGACAGCAGAGGACGCCGGCAGGACCTGGTCGGCAGGGAAGACGAAGCAGTCCGGAAGGGACGTGTGGGACGGGGTTGAGTGGATCATGTTCTCCATGGATGAACCTGGTTTACCGGATCTGAAGAGGTTGTGGACGCCGGCATGGCAATTTATTAGCGTGTAGAGAGCTTTGGGCGACAAGAAGGTCTCCCGTTATTgtaaggatcgggtgctctagtctaagaggaggagggggtgaattaggcactctaaaaacttagacctatgtctccaactaatttgcacaaaatttaaactaaaacaagctatctagatgtgcaactatggttgatctagtgtgaaacctctatcccaaaagagtttagcaacctatagcctttcctattcaagaaactactctatgaaagtaaaggcatacaaaatgCTAGTATATAATGCGGAaacttaaagagcgggataggagatagcaaactcttgacgcgggtgtttatcccgtggtttggttagccacaaagacacacctacatccacattgttaTAGCACTCattaagagtattgctactcggccaccaagtctcttccgtgaacacaatcacggtcaccttggccccgggttccactaaagagcttctccacaaaggatgggggtctccacgtcccccgcacaaagatgtcgtcgccgctccacaccaagtcggagggtcgatgacgttgccggcgagcttcacgctccaaggtgccggcgcaccaaactcttgttttggttcactagagaaccacagcacaaaggctcaaagccttgcaatcacactcactaagagctatcctttacacaacactctcaaagtgtgctaagggctaaggatatgatcttgatgcttttgtatggcttggagatgttcttgggtgtgtgagggatgtccagcaactccagcaatattcaaatggccggggtgaggcgtatatataggccaccaagtcttgtagccgttgcaccaacggtcagctgaaaatctgcgtatcaccggaagaaccgatgcctctggctgaggtagcgtcggttcttccggtcactcataacccgaagtagtcgttgaactcctgacagctgacgcagtgatcaccgattgaaccgatgctttgtactgatgcatcaccggttcatccggtgcttaagaatcttctcctgggcgctgacgtcattgcaccgacgcaatactccgatgcaccgtcggttgaaccggtgctgaagaatcttctcctgggctcttgacatcgtctctggaacataggacgcccaatgcaccgatgcccttttttgacccgtcggttcaaccggtgcctataggctgacttggcttcgattcccttctgcaccagaattccatagcgtcggttcttccgactaccatcggatgcaccgatgcccttggcgtcggttcttccggtgcttcaggctgaagagctttcagggcgctacCCTGAACctccgtaggggcggcccttcgggccttgctacgcctatcttttctttctctttgtcatcacttgaacctaaaagtctgagaatggtcatcttaacatattagtccaagtattgtgtagtcattcgatcaccaaaatcacttgaaatggcataaatggtgccacgTTCCTTACAGTTATGCTTATATTAATTGAATTATGTTGACACAAGCTTGTGTGTCTAGTGTTagtcaagttttttttaaaaaagaaactaGTATTAGTCAAGTTACGGAGCATTGTTTGGGACGACTCAAGTGTTAAGGTCCCAAAAAAACTTTAATGGAGCTGTCACTAGATATGCAAAACACTGCTGTGTGTATAagctttttttttgcagaatatATTGCAGTGCTAGTTAGCTTTAATTTAGAGGGACCCACTCCTTTGATCTTCTAGATGCAGAGTATTTCTTTGGCGCACGTGTGGCGCCACTGTACTAATTCAGCTAAAAATACTTAAATTGTACTAATGgattctttgttgtgctcttAAATTTTAATCGGAAATGCTCTACTACAGGCGTCCCACGCCTCAAAAATACCGAGCAAGGACGCGGGGCAAGGCGCCTCCCCATCCATTCCATTCCCGTCCCATAGTCCTATTCTTCTCCGatgaggccggcggcgagcctcgcgtgggcggcggcgtgcgaggGCGGTGGCGGAAGCTCTAGGGGCGGCGGTGCCCGAGGCCGGCCGCGGGAGCTCCGGGAGCGGCAGCGCACGAGGCCGGCAGCGAGCCCCATGCGGGCGGCGACGTGCGGGGCTTAGCCGCGAGCTCCGGGCCGGCGGTGAGCCCCACGTGGGTGGCGGCAAATGAGGCTGGTATCGAGCCCCACGTGGGCAGCCACGAGCTCcggggcgacggcgagctccagTCGGCGGTAGGAGATCGGAGGGCAGTGAGGCCCCGATGGTGTTGGAATGGAAtcttttaaatattttaatGGTTGATTTGAGATGTTGAGGTCAAGATTCATGTTGTCTTAGGGGTGTTTTTGCTGTGGGTTGATTTCGTGGAGATAGCTTTTTTCATATTGCACCTACATGAATTTGATGTTGCAGTAACTTTGTTTAGATGTTATATGAATTTGAATGGATGTTACATGATGAAACAAAGCTATGATATTATGGCGTAATTTTGCTCTTTGCATCCAGATGTTGTGATGCGTTCcaatacatatttttttatattgcaAACATTAATTTTTTGTGTTGCAAGGTTGTATTCCTGATGTTGCAACGGAGCGTTTGATGAATATTGAACATCCGGACGCTAGCAACACCGAATTTTAATTTACTTCATGATGCACCGTGATCTATAGTAAATGTGATTTAGCATGACCCGGAGCTTCAATTATGAATATTACTAGCTTCCAAGCAATAACAATTATGAGTTATTTTTACGTATAGTTTTTATCCAAAAATTAGATATGTAACAATGCTCACCTCACGTAACGATTTCATTGTTCGTAGTTCATTTGATT
The nucleotide sequence above comes from Panicum virgatum strain AP13 chromosome 3K, P.virgatum_v5, whole genome shotgun sequence. Encoded proteins:
- the LOC120701041 gene encoding 2'-deoxymugineic-acid 2'-dioxygenase-like, coding for MENMIHSTPSHTSLPDCFVFPADQVLPASSAVVSLPVIDMSRSRDEVRRAILNAGKELGFFQVINHGISEQAMQDMAAVGEEFFRLPAADKVELCSEDVTKGTQLFSGTTYETGGERYWRDCLRFAYDFPVGNCTKDWPDKPHRLLEVVENFTLLTRGLAMELLRLLCEGMGLPLDYFEGHLGGGYVTLDINHYPACPNPSITLGLPPHCDRDLMAVLLPGQVPGLEVAYNGDWIKVQPVSRAFVVNFGQQLEVVTNGTLKSVEHRVMTNSALARTSVAMFIAPTEDCFIGPAAEFVSEENPPCYHTLRFRDFKRIYNVVKLGSSLNLRTNLRKVQKET